The Pseudomonas sp. SCA2728.1_7 DNA segment GAATCAGAAACAGCGCCACCAGCACCACCAGCGACAGCGGCACCACCCAATGGTCGATACCATCGAATGCCAGTCCCAGACCTTCAATCGCCGACAGTACGGAAATCGCCGGGGTGATCATGCTGTCGCCATAAAACAGCGCCGCGCCGATCAGTCCGCAAACCACCAGCAACGAGCGCAATTTCTTGCGATGCCCTGCCGCACGACGCGCCAGCGCGGTGAGCGCCATGATGCCGCCCTCGCCCTGGTTGTCGGCGCGTAGCACGAACATCATGTATTTGATCGACACGACCCAGATCAGCGACCAGAAGATCAACGACAGAATACCCAGCACGCCATCGTGATTGACCGATACGCCGTAAGCGCCGGAAAACACTTCTTTGAGGGTGTACAACGGGCTCGTGCCGATGTCGCCGTAAACTACCCCGACCGCCGCGACCAGCATGCTCAGCGGCTTGGAGGCCGAACCCTCGGCGCCTGCCGCATGACTACTTGCCTGACCCATCCAACACTCCTACTTCTCAGAACCGGCTTCTTGAATGAAGCACTATGCTTTGTGGTGCAGCATGCGCTGTTTTACCTGTTGTTACAGACGTTTTGTTGACTGTAAAAAATTGGTAAAGCTCAACGGCGCGAAGCATAGCGCAGCACTCGTCGTATTTCCCTGCATAAAGCTGGTCAAGTGCGTTGCCCGCCGCTAGAATTGCGCACTTTTTGATCAGAGGCGCGCCCTAAGCGCCCATCCGTCGGCTTTCGCATCAAGAAAGCGATGTCACAAAATACCGAGGTTAGACATGTCCACCACTCCTGCGCCGGCCAATCCAAAGGTTGGCTTTGTATCTCTGGGTTGCCCGAAAGCACTGGTCGACTCCGAGCGCATCCTGACCCAGCTGCGCATGGAAGGCTATGACGTGGTGTCTACCTATCAGGACGCCGACGTTGTAGTCGTCAACACCTGCGGTTTCATCGATTCGGCCAAGGCTGAGTCTTTGGAAGTGATCGGCGAAGCGATCAAGGAAAACGGCAAGGTGATCGTCACCGGCTGCATGGGCGTGGAAGAAGGCAACATCCGCAACGTGCACCCGAGCGTGCTGGCCGTGACCGGTCCGCAGCAGTACGAGCAAGTGGTCAACGCCGTGCACGAAGTGGTGCCACCGCGTAAGGATCACAACCCGCTGATCGACCTGGTGCCGCCGCAAGGCATCAAGCTGACCCCGCGCCACTACGCCTACCTGAAGATTTCCGAAGGCTGCAACCACAGCTGCTCGTTCTGCATCATCCCGTCGATGCGCGGCAAACTGGTCAGCCGTCCGGTCGGTGATGTGCTCGACGAAGCCCAGCGTCTGGTCAAATCCGGCGTTAAAGAGTTGCTGGTCATTTCGCAAGACACCAGCGCTTACGGCGTTGACGTGAAATACCGCACCGGTTTCTGGAACGGCGCGCCGGTGAAAACCCGCATGACCGAACTGTGTGAAGCGCTGAGCACCCTCGGCGTCTGGGTTCGTCTGCACTACGTCTACCCGTACCCGCACGTTGACGAACTGATCCCGTTGATGGCCGCCGGCAAGATCCTGCCGTACCTGGACATCCCGTTCCAGCACGCCAGCCCGAAAGTGTTGAAGTCGATGAAACGCCCGGCCTTCGAAGACAAGACCCTGGCGCGGATCAAGAACTGGCGCGAAATCTGCCCGGATCTGATCATCCGTTCGACCTTCATCGTTGGCTTCCCGGGCGAAACCGAAGAAGACTTCCAGTATCTGCTGAACTGGCTGACCGAAGCCCAGCTCGACCGCGTCGGCTGCTTCCAGTACTCGCCGGTGGAAGGCGCTCCGGCCAACGATCTGGATCTGGAGATCGTACCGGACGACGTCAAGCAGGATCGTTGGGATCGCTTCATGGCGCACCAGCAGGTGATCAGCTCGGCACGCCTGCAAATGCGCATCGGCCGTGAGATTGAAGTGCTGGTCGACGAAGTTGACGAGCAAGGCGCGGTTGGCCGCTGCTTCTTCGACGCCCCGGAAATCGATGGCAACGTGTTTATTGATAACGGCAGCAATCTGAAGCCGGGTGACAAGGTCTGGTGCAAGGTTACTGACGCTGATGAATACGATCTATGGGCTGAGCAGATCTGATCTGATCTGATCTGATCTGATCTGATCTGATCTGATCTGAAGCCCCTCACCCCAGCCCTCTCCCGGAGGGAGAGGGAGCTGACCGTGTTGTTCTTTCGAGGTACATCGACCTGAGCTATCCGGTCGAACTCAGGTTTGAACAGCATGAAGATCAGCTCCCTTCCCCCTCGCCCCTTCCCAGAGGGAGCGGGGACTTGACTTGTTCTTGCGTGCTGCACCGACCTGAAAGTTCGCGTCGTGCTCAGGTTTTGAACAGCACGAAGATCAGCTCCCTTCCCCCTCGCCCCCTTGGGGGAGAGGGTTGGGGTGAGGGGGAGAGATCTTGCTGGCGACAGAAGTATCCAGCCAGACACCGCAACAAATACACAAAGCCCCGCTCTTTTTACAAGATGCGGGGCTTTTTTACGGCTATCGTTTAGCGGGGGACGGACTCCCTTGAAACGGACAAGAGGCAGACGGGCATGCGTCACCATTCGGTCATCCATACGCCGAAACTCAGCGATTATCAGGAACTGACCCGGGTCTGGGAGGCCTCGGTTCGCGCCACCCATGATTTTCTGCCGGACAGCTATATCGAGCTGCTGCGTAATCTGGTGCTCACGCGTTATCTGGATGCGGTGATGTTGATCTGCACCAAGGACGCCGACCAGCGCATCACCGGGTTTGCCGGTGTCGCGGCGGGCAAGATCGAGATGCTGTTCATCGATCCGGATTATCGGGGTCAGGGCTTGGGCAAGAAACTGCTGAACTACGCCCTGCAGCATTTGAATGCCGATGAACTCGACGTCAACGAACAGAACCCGCAGGCCTTGGGGTTTTACTTCAAGCAGGGTTTCGAGGTCATCGGCCGCTCGGAGGTCGATGGCATGGGCCAGCCGTATCCGTTGCTGCACATGCGTCTGCGACAAAATCAGCAACGCTCAAGCAACGGCTGACACAACCCAACCCCATGTAGGAGTGAGCCTGCTCGCGATAGCGCCAGATCAGCCACCATCAATGTCGAATGTCAGATGGCTATCGCGAGCAGGCTCACTCCTACAAAAAGCATTACCGAAATGGAACCGGGCTTAACCGGCGCCACACAGGTACAATGCCCACCCCTTTTTTGTTACGGCCCTGTCATGACTGACCCGATTCGCCTCTCCAAACGCCTCATCGAACTGGTCGGTTGCTCCCGCCGGGAGGCCGAGCTGTTCATTGAGGGCGGCTGGGTCACCGTGGACGGCGAAGTGATTGACGAGCCGCAATTCAAGGTCGGCGACCAGAAGGTCGAGCTCGACAAGGACGCCAAGGCCACCGCGCCGGAGCCGGTGACCATCCTGCTCAACGCCCCTGCCGGCATGGACGTTGAAACCGCCATGCAATCGCTGAGCGCCGAAACCCTCAGCGAAGAACACCGCTTCAGCAAGCGCCCGTTGCGCGGGCACTTCCTGCGCCTGACCGCCAGCGCCGACTTGCAAGCGAAGGCCAGCGGCCTGCTGGTGTTCACTCAGGATTGGAAGATCCTGCGCAAGCTCACCGCCGACGCCGCGAAGATCGAGCAGGAATACGTGGTCGAAGTCGAAGGTGACATGGTCGCCCACGGCCTCAATCGCTTGCAACATGGCCTGACGCACAAAGGCAAAGAGCTGCCGCCGGTCAAGGCCAGCTGGCAGAACGAAAACCGTCTGCGCTTCGCCATGAAGAACCCGCAGCCGGGGATCATCACCCAGTTCTGCGAAGCGGTCGGCCTGAAGGTCATCGGCATCCGCCGCATCCGCATCGGCGGCGTCTCGATCGGCAAGGTCCCGGTCGGCCAATGGCGCTACCTGTCCGGCAAAGAGAAGTTCTAAGACTTCCACTGCCGCCACACATTTCGGCAGCGCGCCCGCGTGCTGCCCACAACGCTTATCAGGATTACTCACATGATTCATAACGACGTATTGCGCAGCGTGCGCTACATGCTCGACATCAGCGACAAGAAGGTTGTCGAAATCATCAAGCTCGGCGGCATGGAAGTAGCGCTCGCCGACGTAGTGACCTGGCTCGACAAGAAGGAAGAAGACGAAGAAGGTTTCGTGCGCTGCCCGGACGAAGTCATCGCGCACTTCCTCGATGGTCTGGTGATCTTCAAGCGTGGCAAGGACGAAAGCCGTCCGCCACAGCCGATCGAAGTGCCGGTGACCAACAACATCATCCTGAAAAAACTGCGTGTGGCCTTCGAATTGAAAGAAGACGACATGCACGCGATCCTCAAGGCCGCCGAGTTCCCGGTGTCCAAGCCTGAGCTGAGCGCGCTGTTCCGCAAGGTCGGCCACACCAACTACCGCCCGTGTGGCGACCAGTTGCTGCGCAACTTCCTCAAGGGTCTCACGCTGCGCGTGAGAGCTTAAAAGCAGCTACAAGCTACAAGCTGCAAGTTGCCACACCGCGTTAACTTGTAGCTTGCAGCTTGCCACTCGAAGCTGGCCGCATGGCCCCCCATTCCTTTCGAAAATAGTGGCTCCGCTTTTCGCGGCTGACGACTAGGGTGTACTGATCCCTAATCCTCAGGACTCGCCATGCACCCGTACTTTTCCCTGCAAGGCCGCACCGCTCTGGTGACCGGCGGCACCCGTGGTATCGGCAGAATGATCGCCAAGGCCTTTGTCGAGGCTGGCGCGCGCGTCTATGTCTGCTCACGCGATGCCGAGGCCTGCCATCAAACCGCTGAAGAACTCAGCGCCTTGGGCAAGTGTCACGGTGTGGCGGCGAATCTGGCGACCGAAGAAGGTGTGCAGGAACTGGCTGCGCGCCTGGGCGAGCAGATCACGCATCTGGATATTCTGGTGAACAACGCCGGCACCACCTGGGGTGCGCCGCTGGAAAGCTATCCAGTGAAGGGCTGGGAGAAGGTCATGCAGCTCAACGTGACGTCGGTGTTCAGTTGCATCCAGCAGTTTCTGCCGCTGTTGCGCAAGGCCGGCTCGGCGGCGAATCCGGCGCGGATTATCAATATCGGTTCGGTGGCGGGGATTTCTTCGTTTGGCGAGCAGGCGTATGCCTACGGGCCGAGTAAGGCCGCCTTGCATCAATTGTCGCGGATTCTTGCGCGGGAGCTGGTGAGCCAGCACATCAATGTCAATGTGATTGCACCGGGAAGGTTCCCGAGCAAGATGACGCAGCATATTGGCAATGATCAGCAGGCGTTGGCTGAGGATACGGCGTTGATTCCGATGAAGCGTTGGGGGCGTGAAGAGGAGATGGCGGCGTTGGCGATCAGTCTGGCGAGTACGGCTGGGGCTTATATGACGGGGAATATTATTCCGCTGGATGGTGGATTCAGTTTGTAGATCGGCGGTGCGGCCTTCGCGAGCAGGCTCGCTCCCACATTGGATCTGTGTCATGCACACAACCCCTGTGGGAGCGAGCCTGCTCGCGAAGAGGCCAGGCCTACCAGCACCAGACTTGAGGCCTGTCGGGTTATCATGCCCACCCTGCCCCGCTTCGAATGCAAACCATGACTTACAGCGTCTCCCCCATCGGCTTCGTGCGCTCCTGCTTCAAGGAGAAATTCGCCATCCCCCGCCAGCCACAACTGGCCCCCGCCGCCCGTGGTGTGCTGGAACTGGTGACGCCGTTTGATCAGGGCGACGCGGTGCAGGGTCTGGAACAGGTCAGTCATGTCTGGCTGCTGTTTCTGTTTCATCAGGCACTGGAAGACAAACCTCGCTTGAAAGTGCGCCCGCCACGTTTAGGCGGCAACAAGTCCATGGGTGTGTTCGCAACCCGCGCGACTCACCGTCCCAACGGCATCGGCCAATCGGTGGTGAAACTGGACAAGGTCGAAGCCAACCGGTTGTTTATCTCCGGGATCGACTTGCTCGACGGCACACCGGTTCTCGACATCAAACCCTACGTGCCTTACGCGGACATCATTCCCGAAGCCTCCAACAGCATCGCCAGCGCTGCGCCGCAGCTGATTGACGTGCAGTGGACGGACTCGGCGCTGCAACAAGCGCACACACACGCTCAGCGCCTCGACGAGCCGCTGGTTGAGCTGATTGAACAGTGTCTGGCCCAGGATC contains these protein-coding regions:
- the rimO gene encoding 30S ribosomal protein S12 methylthiotransferase RimO, producing MSTTPAPANPKVGFVSLGCPKALVDSERILTQLRMEGYDVVSTYQDADVVVVNTCGFIDSAKAESLEVIGEAIKENGKVIVTGCMGVEEGNIRNVHPSVLAVTGPQQYEQVVNAVHEVVPPRKDHNPLIDLVPPQGIKLTPRHYAYLKISEGCNHSCSFCIIPSMRGKLVSRPVGDVLDEAQRLVKSGVKELLVISQDTSAYGVDVKYRTGFWNGAPVKTRMTELCEALSTLGVWVRLHYVYPYPHVDELIPLMAAGKILPYLDIPFQHASPKVLKSMKRPAFEDKTLARIKNWREICPDLIIRSTFIVGFPGETEEDFQYLLNWLTEAQLDRVGCFQYSPVEGAPANDLDLEIVPDDVKQDRWDRFMAHQQVISSARLQMRIGREIEVLVDEVDEQGAVGRCFFDAPEIDGNVFIDNGSNLKPGDKVWCKVTDADEYDLWAEQI
- a CDS encoding GNAT family N-acetyltransferase → MRHHSVIHTPKLSDYQELTRVWEASVRATHDFLPDSYIELLRNLVLTRYLDAVMLICTKDADQRITGFAGVAAGKIEMLFIDPDYRGQGLGKKLLNYALQHLNADELDVNEQNPQALGFYFKQGFEVIGRSEVDGMGQPYPLLHMRLRQNQQRSSNG
- a CDS encoding rRNA pseudouridine synthase translates to MTDPIRLSKRLIELVGCSRREAELFIEGGWVTVDGEVIDEPQFKVGDQKVELDKDAKATAPEPVTILLNAPAGMDVETAMQSLSAETLSEEHRFSKRPLRGHFLRLTASADLQAKASGLLVFTQDWKILRKLTADAAKIEQEYVVEVEGDMVAHGLNRLQHGLTHKGKELPPVKASWQNENRLRFAMKNPQPGIITQFCEAVGLKVIGIRRIRIGGVSIGKVPVGQWRYLSGKEKF
- a CDS encoding DUF1456 family protein, translated to MIHNDVLRSVRYMLDISDKKVVEIIKLGGMEVALADVVTWLDKKEEDEEGFVRCPDEVIAHFLDGLVIFKRGKDESRPPQPIEVPVTNNIILKKLRVAFELKEDDMHAILKAAEFPVSKPELSALFRKVGHTNYRPCGDQLLRNFLKGLTLRVRA
- a CDS encoding SDR family oxidoreductase → MHPYFSLQGRTALVTGGTRGIGRMIAKAFVEAGARVYVCSRDAEACHQTAEELSALGKCHGVAANLATEEGVQELAARLGEQITHLDILVNNAGTTWGAPLESYPVKGWEKVMQLNVTSVFSCIQQFLPLLRKAGSAANPARIINIGSVAGISSFGEQAYAYGPSKAALHQLSRILARELVSQHINVNVIAPGRFPSKMTQHIGNDQQALAEDTALIPMKRWGREEEMAALAISLASTAGAYMTGNIIPLDGGFSL
- the tsaA gene encoding tRNA (N6-threonylcarbamoyladenosine(37)-N6)-methyltransferase TrmO, which translates into the protein MQTMTYSVSPIGFVRSCFKEKFAIPRQPQLAPAARGVLELVTPFDQGDAVQGLEQVSHVWLLFLFHQALEDKPRLKVRPPRLGGNKSMGVFATRATHRPNGIGQSVVKLDKVEANRLFISGIDLLDGTPVLDIKPYVPYADIIPEASNSIASAAPQLIDVQWTDSALQQAHTHAQRLDEPLVELIEQCLAQDPRPAYQTPAPEREYGAQFWDLDVRWHYPTPEQIRVLEVIPAEA